A stretch of DNA from Excalfactoria chinensis isolate bCotChi1 chromosome 6, bCotChi1.hap2, whole genome shotgun sequence:
ACTGGAATCAGATTGATTCTGCCTTGCGTACTTTATGTAAGCTTTGGTTTTAAACTTTGGAGTCTTAATGAGGATCAGGTGAGAGAGAGGGTCTGTGACCGAGtgaaggagagcagagctggggctcaGGGCATCACAGTGGGATCCCCAGTGGCAGCCCCTGACTGTCCTGCTGGGCAGCAGTGGTCGGAGCCCTCTCTGTACCTCCCCGAGATGTTTCCTGGCAGCTGGAAGGGGAGCAGTGCCTGGTGAGTGCCTGTGGGGCCACAGCATCTATGGCTGAAGCTGCTGCCTCATCTGtggctgctctgcattgctgggGCTTTTAGTGACTCATCTGTACCTCATTTCAGAGATGGTAAAGAAGCTGAAACACTTAAAGATCCCCACCGAAGGATCTCTGGAAAGGCAGGGCAGCGAGTGCTGTCCGTTCTGGTGCTGTGTTTGGGGTGGATATTTGCTGAAGTGCTGTGTTGGTATTATGTTGCCAGGTGTCAGGCCTCAGCCAGGGATTCTGGTGCCCGAGATACGAGGTGCAGTTCTGAGCTTTGGTGCCGCAGAGGGATTCCTTATGGCAGTACCTGTGCGTGGTGTGGCACCTCTGCTTGGACCACACGTGCTGAAATGAGGCCTTGACCAACAGCACGTTGCTGCCCTTACCTTTGCTCTCCTGAAGCAGCGCCGTATTCATCATAACAAATAGTCACATATACAGAGACCAGGGGAGGAGCAGAACTGCTCCAGTGAGCCCACAGCTGGGAAGCATGAGATGCACAGCAAAGCCAGGTGCTGCAGGTTTGGGTGGGAAGCTGACAGCCAGGCACAGTGTGGGCAGTGTGGGTAAGGGCTCTGGGGGCTCCTTTAGGGCTGCACTGCACGTGTGTAGCACTGCCTTCCTGTGCCTTTACCAGCCTGTTCCCAGAGCGTGCAGCTTTGCCTGCTGGAACTCGGAGCGAAAGCTCTCTGCAAACAGTGGTGGAAAGAGGTGTTCATCTTGTGTCTCCTCCAGCACAGGAGTAGGGCACCTGTTCTAAATTTTGGAACGGTTACTTCTTTCAGCTGTGGGAATGGTTGCCTTGtcttaaaagggaaaataccGCGTTATTAGGATGCGGaagtttctgtgtgtgtttttttttgcttttgtgaaactAGTGTGTTAGCTGTGCAGCCGACCAGAGCTGCCCCTCGCACCACCCTGACTGTCTCCTCCATCTCTCACCCTGCTCCAGGTCCGGGCTGTTCTGcctgccctcctccttcccGAAGCCCGAGGATCCTCCTGCCGCTGCCTGCGCCGTTCCTGCTGGTGGGGATCCCACGCATGGTCAGCCGCAGCCGCAGCCCGGGGACGACCAGGTGCCGCCGCTGCTGCCCGCGCCGCCCGGCAGCCTGCCGCCGTACCCACCCTACTTCGAGGGAGCGCCGTTCCCGCGCCCGCTGTGGCTGCGGCACACCTACAGCCAGTGGGTTCTGCAGCCGCCGCCGCGGGCCATCAAGAGGACACGGCGGCGTTTGTCGCGGAACAGAGACCCGGGGCGGCTGATCATGAGCACCATCAGGCTGCGGCCCAGGCAGGTGCTCTGTGAGAAGTGTAAAAATACCCTGAACCCCGAGGACGAGAACGCGGCGGGGCAGAATGCTAAGGCGAGGAGGAAGATGAGCGTGCAGGAcaaggagcagaaaaagcacagcgACTCCGAGTGCCCggagaaaaggaacaaaagagagaagagagaggaggaCAGATTTGCCGGGGAGCTGGTGCATCGAACGCCGGTGATCAAAATATCCTACAGCACGCCGCAAGGGAAAGGCGAGGTGGTGAAGATCCCCTCCCGGGTGCACGGCGCAGTGAAGCCGTTCTGTCCCGAACGGCTGCTGCAGAACGGAGAGGAGGACCGAGAGGAGGTCGGAGATGCTGAGCAATGTCAGGAAACCAAGTGCTGCGTGGACAAGGCAGCGGGCGGCCAGCTTGCTTCCATTCCCAAACTGAAGCTGACGCGGCCGGCGCATCCCAGTGCGGATGTCCCACCTCCAAAGATACGGCTGAAGCCTCATCGCATCAACGACGGTCAGAGTGTTTCTATTTACAAGGCAGAACTTATCGATGAGATAAATGTCCTTCAGAACAGCAGGGAGTCGAATCCCGGCGCGTTTTACGCCAGTGAATCGACAGACAGAGGTTTGGCTGAGATCTCTTCAGGGAGTTCGGGTGAAGACGAGGACTTTAAAAGGTTTCCCCAAAGTAAAGACGGACACGATAACTTGGCTTTCCTTATGAATTACcggaagagaaaagcagattcCTCTAGCTTGTCGGTGTGTAGTAATGACAGTCTAGACGAGTCCAAGTCTTCTAGTTCGGAGGTAACATCACCAGAAATGTGTGACTTTTTACCTGGTGATGACGCATCTGTGTCTTCATCTTCAAAAGATGAGCGTAAAATCGTGCCACCCTTGACGGTCAGGCTGCACACCCAGAGCGTGTCTAAATGCGTCACTGAAGACGGAAGGACTGTAGCGGTGGGGGATGTTGTTTGGGGTAAAATTCATGGCTTTCCGTGGTGGCCGGCACGCGTTCTTGACATAAACCTTAGCCAGAAGGAAAACGGGGAACCTTCATGGCGAGAAGCCAAAGTCTCGTGGTTTGGTTCTCCAACGACTTCGTTCTTATCTGTTTCaaaactttctcctttctctgaaTTCTTCAAACTGAGATTTAACCGCAAGAAGAAAGGGATGTATCGGAAAGCCATCACTGAGGCTGCAAAGGCAGTGGAGCACCTGACTCCAGAAATAAGGGATCTCTTAACACAGTTTGAAACATAACTGTGCCACCAGTACCAGGTGAGTGCCTGCTGGGCCGCTGCTTCCCTCCCAGAAACTTCCATGTCATTTTTTAACTAACGTTCcactgctggcttttctttcctgatcTCAGCAATTTAATATTAGACTTAAATTCCTGGGTGTGAGTTGGTGCTGGTAGTTTAGGAGGTGATAGGAGCTGTTAGCTGCACGGCTTTGGGAGGACCATGGGATCACTGCCCCGAATCCCAGAGgggagcacaaagcagctgatGCCTTCAGGAAGGGAGCAGTGCTTGCTTGGAGAGCTGGTACAATTGCAGTGGGGTGTGAGAGCCGtttgcagctgggctgtggtgAGCATTGGTGGTAACTCACTTGAGACAGAACTAATCCTGAAGGgtcagcagctccaggctgttTTCTGAACTAAAACTTCTCCTGGAGTCGAGGTCATGTTTATCATACCGAGGTGCTGATACCAAGCGGTTACTCACAAAAATCAGATGCTTTTTGAGGGTCCTTTCTTCCCCTGCAGTTACTGCAACGCCAGCACTGTTTATTTCTTATGGTGGCACTTTCTTTATGACCATTGAAAATGATGCTACTCAAAACCAGCTGGCTGGGGAGGAGTATTTCACAGGTGGCTTGGCTTGTTGCAGCATTGGCACATTGCTGCGGGCTGGTCAGGATCACCAACTGCAATTCTTCTGGTCTTCACCTGCAGCCTCTTGGAGGACATACAATTGGGAACATGAAAATGGGAGCTAATTATTTTTGATGCCTCTGTATTGCACTTCTGTTGGTTGCAAGTGTGAAGGGGGGTAGGAGAGGTCTCCCCTCCACCAAGCAGTCAGAACTTTGTCCTTGATGACAGTGCAGTGCCTGTAAGGGCTGGGTGTGGTGTGATGGGGACGGGATGGCTGTGCGTAACGCTGGTGCTGTGCGTAACGCTGGTGCTGTGCGTAACGCTGGTGCTGTGCGTAACgctggtgctgcctgctgcGCTGCCCTCAGTGAAATCCATGGGGAAAATTCCATCAACTTGAGTAAGATCTGGAACTGTTTCACAACTTTCCAGTCGTCATTTCCTAGGTAGGATCTCATCTATGATACTGTTAAGCAAGGGGGTGGATTAGTTTTTAATCTGAAAACCATTACTTATCGTTAGGAAGTATCTTGTCAAATGTCTCTCTGTTATATAGTGTCCTGCGGTGGATTTTTACTGATTCACTATGTTGTCCTGTGAGCTCTTCACCgagttttctttctcatggCATTAGGACCGTTCATGTGCATGAGCCAGtactgctcctgctgcaggctgctcacTGTTCTATGCCTCAGCAACTGGAATGCAGTGGGACTGTGATGGGCAATGCTCCTACAATCCTGGGGGAGAAAAGCACTTTTGTACCCCTTGCTCACCATTTGCTTGAGGGTGATGAACTTTGTTATTCCACCCCAGCAAGCCTGGTTGGAGTGCATATTGAGATTGTGGCATGTTTGTCTCGTGGGCTCAGGGTTCTGGACAACCGGACAGTCAGTCCAGTAAGAATATGTAATGGTAGCAGCAGCATTTAAGCTTCAGTCTTGATCTTGCTGCTTGATTCTGTCTAAAAGCTTTATTATATTGAGAGTATTCAAGTTGGACCCAAATTTGTTACGAGGTAGATCTGGAGCATAAATAATCCTTATGCTCAGAAGGTGTTACCTGTGCCAATCAAAGAGTAATGGCCAGAATCCCTGACTCCTGGATAAACCAACCTGGGGCCATGTCAGCAGGATGGATGCTGTTGGCTGCCTAATCCTGTGAGCTCCGCTGTCCTGTAGGCACAAAGCAGAGGGGATGGAGCAGGCCTGTAAACTGAGGGGAAAGAGGAGATAATGAGAATGAGATGATGTGATGTCCATGGTTACACCATACCCTTCTTTCCCTGCATGTTGTTTGGCCAAGCCTCCCCGTGCACGTACAAATACTTAGAGGCATTTACCATGTACTGCTCTTGTGTTGGCCATCAGCTGGCTTTCTGAGGTTGGTTTTCTGCCTTACTTGTGTCTGAGGTGAGCTGCCTGCATGATGATTTGACCAACAACCGCATTTACGCAGAAGAAAGcgagaaaagcagaacaaaacaacttcCCATGTTCCACGTGTGCCATGTTTGCTCACATTCCCTGCCAAACCCACATGCTGGGGCTCTGCTACGTCACTTGGATGACAGCTCGTTGGGTCTGAGCTTTGCCCTCTATCTAGTTCTCTTCCGCCAGGAGCGCTgaattttattgctttccttGAGTGATCCTCGGTagctctgcagtgttttcacCAGCTGTGAGTTGGCTGTTCTTAACTTTTCCCTCATGTTTGCATTTCCTTAGTCCTAGGACTTGCACACCGACACCTGAGCTACAATTCAGTGTCAGAAGGCTCTGGTCTTTgacaggcagcacagccttggATCAGTTACAGTTGTTTCCAGGGGCCAGCATGTGGCTGTAATACCACACTTTGCAGCTGGAAAAGTCCACTGTAGTGTGACTTCTCCGGGAGCTGCACGAGGGCCCCTTGCTGTGCTTGGGAGGTGTGCCTGGCACCTGCACTTTGCTCCTTACCATCCCAGGCACAGCAGAGCTTTGGAGCTGCTGACACACATTCTGTTGTGGATCTCTGCTGACGTACGGTGCTGTTCTGCGAGTcgtgctggaaaaaaacatacaaagcaTTCAGGTAATTTGTGAATGCATCCAAAACAGCGAGCGATTggatttgaaaacaaagaaaacatttggggTTGGAAAAGCTGGTGGGATCGCTTTGAGTGTTTATTATTGTCCTTATCCTTTTGCAAGGAGTGTACTTTATTAGAACCCTGTCACTGACTATTAAGCCAAGGCTTCTGGAGGAACAGCAGGGGGGCAAGCAGCTCGTAAAAGCCACGTTGTAAGACACTTGGTTTAGAGTGTAGCCAGGAGGAAAACACACACTCAGCATGTTCTCAGGCCTTGTagcttctgcttttgtagcctctgtgcagggctgccaccagCCTGgcactgtgtgtgctgcagagatggCTCCTGCTTCACGGCTGAGTTTGTacctggtgctgcagcacagatactggctctgctggctctGAGGCTGGAGGCTGTTGTTAACAGCGGTGCCTGAAAGCATTGACAGCACCAGATCAGGTGGCCTCACTGGCTTGAgcctccctgctggccatcagGTCCCATGTTCCCTGGGGTGAGAGCCAACACTTGGCTCAGCCCTTACTTGGGGTTGCTCCTACTGCAGAGCCTGGAAAAGTGAGTGCCTGGGAGCATGGAGGGCATTGGCTCTATCTGTCCTTAGGAATGCCCTTCAGTGCCCTCCGAAGTCCCAGCTGGGGGTGGGCTGTGTGCTCCCCTGCCTTCTGTGGGGCGTTGCAGGAGGATGGTTCAGACTCAGGTCCGGCCCTACAGCCCTGggatctctgcagcagcacaggggcaggaggctgctggggaCGGGACTGCTGGTGTCCCTGAGCCTGGTCAGCCTGGGAGGAGGTGCTCTGTGGCAGCAGCTGGCGATGCTAGAAATACAGTGGGGAACTCATCTGTCATGTACCAAAGTGGCTGTTGTGGAGAGCTGAGCTCTCGGTGATCAGAGTTTTGGACTGTTGCTtggggaaaaagatgaaagccagaagaAACTGAGGCTGAAATACAGCGTGGAAGAGACTGACCTCAGCACCGTCTGTCTAGAGTGATAACTGTGAGGCTGTTACAGACCTTGTGTTGTCCTCAGCCCAGTTCAGGTCTGGGATTTGTCTCCAGAGGTGGTGGTTGTGGTCAGAAAGGCTTTCTGGGGGGTGGGGAGGCTGTAGCTGGGGGGTGGGGATGCATTTCTCAGCAGCCTGCACTGTGGGACATGCCTGGGAACCAAGCCCTGGTGCGGTGGCACTGCAGGCTGACTGCGCTCCATAGCTGATGCTCTCCTGAGAACAGGGCACTTTCTTGGATGgctgcatttgctttctgctcaaTTTTGTGATAACATCATATTTGAACTTCATATTTAGTCCCGCAGCTGCATAAACTTCAAGTTCTTAGAGCTAAACAATTGCTCTTCTGTTATCTTTCACAGTGACTGAAAAGCCAGCTTATCTCTGGTTTTATACAGGCAGCTCTTTAATAGTAAAGCTCTTTGGAAAAACTGCTTGTAGGCTTTTGTATATATCTCTATATGGACCAAGCTTACAGTATGTGtgtccatttttcttttctggtctGGGATGTTCTTTattcccccccatccccagggATGCTGTGGCTGTGATACCATGAAATGTTACAAAGCTGCCTTGTTGAGGATTTTGGTTTTACTGCTGTTAGCTAATAGACCCTCCGCATCCATCCAGGCAGCCATTTGTCAACAAAGCGCCCTGCTGCTACATACAGCAGGAATCAAAGCTGGCTGCGTGCTCGCTATATATAGTAAGCTCTAATGTAAAATTTGGAACGTTGGGTTGTGACTTCACCTTCAAAGATGTTCATGTTCAGGGCTCTGTATCTGCATGCAGCCAGTGCTGCTTGCCAGCAGTTCTCGAAGCAGCATAAatcactcttctttttccttttcctcctctctgctctaCCAGTGGCACCAGAAAGGTTATAGAACTGCATATAAAGCTGTGGTGATTGCTGTGGTAGCTGCAGTTCTGAAAACACCTACTTGGTCACGTGGGATATTTCAGCCCAGATGAGGAGTGCTCAGGATTTTTCTTGGCCTGGTTTCTGGATGGTTCAGTCAACTAAAACCAAGCATCCTGCTTAATTACTGCCTCTCAAAGGTCTTCCTTCAGACAGCTTGGAGTCAGCGTGGTGCACACTGACACAGAGTGGGAGAACAAGTCTGGAGCAGTCTGTGCTGCATACCTCTGGGACTGCAGCTGCACCTCTGGCGGCttgtgagcactgctgctgcacttgCAGACCTGTGGATCTGAGTTTGTGCCACCTTTTGCCACTttccctctgctgccctgggcgTATGGTTTGGAAATGCTGGTTGGCCATACGTTGTGCTATTTCTAACTGCATGCAGACTGCACAGATGCCCAAGAATGTGATCTGCTTACGTGAGCTGTAGCTTCAGCTGCCAAAGGAGATTTGTGTAAATGAAGGGCTTAGCAGCTCTCCTTGGGAGGACAGCAAGATCCTCTGCTGAGCAGTGGGGACCTCAGAGTGGAAGTGTTGAGCATGCAGTGGGAGGCTGAGGGGCAGCAGAGGGCTGGGtggcctcctgcagccctgctctgctttgagaAGTGGAGTTTCCATCCTCATCCCTGACCTGTATGCATTTACTCATTTCATTTGTTAAAGTTACACTGTTGCTGCCTTCCCTTTATCCCAGGGCAAGGTGGGCAGATGGGATCTCAGGCTCAGGGCTTCTGACGTGCAGCTTAGAGGTGAGCACTGGGCAGCAGCGTGGGTGAGGTCCTTGCAGAGGCTGTCTGTCCTTCTGCCTCAGTTCATCCTCTGTCTGTTGCAGTTATAGGCAGATGTTTGCAAGTCTCCCCAGTAGAAAGACTGATTTGTGCCATGAAGGAATGGGGGATATCTGGGAACGGGAGTACGTTGTGTAGAGAAGGGTGCTGGTTCctctgaaggagagaagagtAAGGTCCCTCCAGTAGCCAGACATTGTTAATGCCATGTGAAGGTGCTTGGCCCATTATTTGTGTTAATCTGCT
This window harbors:
- the PWWP2B gene encoding PWWP domain-containing protein 2B, translated to MAEAEAEAPRVGAWLPVLVEQVVNDTLVVTLRCGERRFAGVLLDCGKKSGLFCLPSSFPKPEDPPAAACAVPAGGDPTHGQPQPQPGDDQVPPLLPAPPGSLPPYPPYFEGAPFPRPLWLRHTYSQWVLQPPPRAIKRTRRRLSRNRDPGRLIMSTIRLRPRQVLCEKCKNTLNPEDENAAGQNAKARRKMSVQDKEQKKHSDSECPEKRNKREKREEDRFAGELVHRTPVIKISYSTPQGKGEVVKIPSRVHGAVKPFCPERLLQNGEEDREEVGDAEQCQETKCCVDKAAGGQLASIPKLKLTRPAHPSADVPPPKIRLKPHRINDGQSVSIYKAELIDEINVLQNSRESNPGAFYASESTDRGLAEISSGSSGEDEDFKRFPQSKDGHDNLAFLMNYRKRKADSSSLSVCSNDSLDESKSSSSEVTSPEMCDFLPGDDASVSSSSKDERKIVPPLTVRLHTQSVSKCVTEDGRTVAVGDVVWGKIHGFPWWPARVLDINLSQKENGEPSWREAKVSWFGSPTTSFLSVSKLSPFSEFFKLRFNRKKKGMYRKAITEAAKAVEHLTPEIRDLLTQFET